One window from the genome of Cyclobacterium amurskyense encodes:
- a CDS encoding GH92 family glycosyl hydrolase codes for MIKNIFRLFALLLVLPSMAFQAKKDPKPVDQVYPLLDAANSRWFYFSAATRPFGMVNLSPDHTIDGAWGSGYRYNEDTVKGFSHIHAWQMSGVSVMPVSFSKTPEELLEDYYSAYDRDKELIKPGYHKVYLNRYDITAELTATHRVGLHKYNFSKGSNQAVLFHLDGVLGPSKMIDGSLKQLSPYILEGQVTNSPTSRRPNTLTVYFQVEFDQPIENWVDNNQSPHKIVTFGESKGQPLQMKVALSYTSAENAALNMAEELPHWNFDKVVKETQDTWNELLGRIEIEGNTETQQRRFYTDLWKALQGRRTINDVNGAYPDNTGDTFRIGQLPVNDQGKPLFRHFNSDSFWGAQWTISVLWGLVYPEIAEEFANSFLQYYKDGGLIPRGPSGGNYTYVMTGASSTPFFVGLYQKGIRGFDVDLAYEGLRKNHLSGGMMSRSGYEHKTDKGGNVEDYISKGYVPYPNPRGRFGGHEQGAGQTLEYSYQDWTLAQLALALGKKEDAENFLARSANYKNLYDEQTGWIRPKDVDGNWFSPFDPYNYAKGYVEANGAQFTWFVPHDIAGLATLMGGKEKAAARLNEQFEEAEKLGFTSGTSHSLETHPEYRRIPINYGNQPSMQTAYIFNYLDRPDLTQYWSRKVLDKAFSGLSPESGFNGDEDQGLMGSLSVLMKLGLFQMNAGTEENPIYELGSPIFNKAVIHLNPKYYSGKSITILAENNGPKNYFISKKTFNGKPIKDIGIRHGDLTKGGILKLQMSSKSK; via the coding sequence ATGATAAAAAATATCTTCAGACTATTTGCTTTGCTATTGGTACTCCCATCGATGGCATTTCAGGCAAAAAAGGACCCAAAACCCGTTGATCAAGTTTACCCACTTTTGGATGCTGCAAATTCAAGGTGGTTTTACTTTAGTGCTGCCACCCGTCCCTTTGGGATGGTCAATTTAAGCCCTGACCATACAATAGATGGCGCTTGGGGCAGTGGCTATCGTTACAATGAGGACACCGTAAAAGGGTTCAGCCATATCCATGCCTGGCAAATGTCTGGTGTATCTGTAATGCCGGTGAGTTTCTCCAAAACTCCAGAGGAGTTATTGGAGGATTATTACTCTGCTTATGACAGAGACAAAGAATTAATTAAACCCGGTTATCATAAGGTTTATTTAAATCGCTATGACATTACCGCAGAATTAACTGCCACGCACAGGGTAGGTCTTCACAAATACAATTTCTCAAAAGGCAGCAATCAGGCAGTCCTTTTTCATCTTGACGGGGTTTTAGGACCTAGTAAAATGATAGATGGCAGCCTGAAGCAGCTTTCTCCCTATATTTTGGAAGGACAAGTTACCAATTCTCCTACTTCAAGGAGACCCAATACTTTGACCGTCTATTTTCAGGTAGAGTTTGATCAGCCAATTGAAAACTGGGTTGACAACAATCAATCGCCTCATAAAATAGTGACTTTTGGTGAAAGCAAAGGTCAACCTTTACAAATGAAGGTGGCACTATCCTATACGAGCGCTGAAAACGCGGCCCTCAATATGGCCGAAGAACTTCCTCACTGGAATTTTGACAAAGTTGTAAAAGAGACTCAGGACACTTGGAATGAACTCTTAGGCAGAATAGAGATAGAAGGCAATACGGAGACCCAGCAAAGGCGTTTTTATACTGATTTATGGAAAGCACTGCAAGGCAGAAGGACAATAAATGATGTCAATGGCGCCTATCCAGACAATACTGGAGACACCTTCAGAATTGGACAATTACCTGTAAATGACCAAGGAAAACCCTTGTTCAGACATTTTAACTCAGATTCTTTTTGGGGGGCACAGTGGACCATTAGTGTCTTATGGGGCTTGGTATACCCTGAGATAGCAGAAGAGTTTGCCAATAGCTTCCTTCAATATTACAAAGATGGTGGATTGATCCCACGTGGTCCTTCAGGGGGTAATTATACCTATGTAATGACTGGTGCCTCAAGCACACCGTTTTTTGTGGGATTGTATCAAAAAGGAATTCGTGGTTTTGATGTGGATTTGGCCTATGAAGGCCTTCGTAAAAACCACCTATCAGGAGGCATGATGAGCAGGTCTGGCTATGAGCACAAAACGGATAAGGGAGGCAATGTAGAAGACTATATCAGCAAAGGATATGTGCCCTACCCCAATCCAAGAGGTCGCTTTGGAGGTCATGAACAAGGCGCAGGGCAAACTTTAGAGTACAGTTATCAAGACTGGACTTTGGCACAGTTGGCGCTTGCCTTGGGCAAAAAAGAGGATGCAGAAAACTTTTTGGCACGTTCTGCCAATTACAAGAACCTCTATGATGAACAAACAGGCTGGATTAGACCTAAGGACGTGGATGGAAACTGGTTTAGTCCATTTGACCCATATAACTATGCAAAAGGCTATGTGGAAGCAAATGGTGCTCAGTTTACCTGGTTTGTACCTCACGATATTGCAGGCTTGGCCACGCTTATGGGCGGAAAAGAAAAAGCTGCAGCTCGACTGAATGAACAATTTGAAGAAGCCGAGAAACTAGGTTTTACTTCTGGCACCTCTCATTCACTTGAAACACATCCAGAGTACAGGAGGATTCCTATTAATTACGGCAATCAACCTTCCATGCAAACGGCCTACATTTTCAATTACCTGGATCGGCCTGACCTGACCCAATATTGGTCAAGAAAAGTTTTGGACAAAGCCTTTTCAGGATTATCTCCTGAAAGTGGCTTTAATGGAGATGAAGATCAGGGACTAATGGGTTCACTCTCTGTTTTGATGAAACTAGGATTGTTCCAGATGAATGCCGGGACAGAAGAAAATCCTATTTATGAATTGGGAAGCCCAATTTTCAACAAGGCAGTCATCCACCTTAACCCTAAATATTACTCAGGTAAATCCATTACAATTCTGGCCGAAAACAACGGTCCGAAAAATTATTTCATCTCCAAAAAGACCTTTAATGGCAAACCAATCAAGGACATTGGTATTCGCCATGGAGATTTAACCAAAGGAGGTATTTTAAAACTTCAAATGAGTTCAAAATCCAAATAA
- the rpsU gene encoding 30S ribosomal protein S21: MIVVNVKENESIEKALKRFKKKFDKTGVIRELRSRQAFEKPSITRRTEVIKAAYKQRMQEEEGK; the protein is encoded by the coding sequence ATGATCGTAGTTAACGTAAAAGAGAACGAATCTATCGAGAAAGCGCTAAAGCGTTTCAAGAAGAAGTTTGATAAAACAGGAGTCATCCGTGAATTGAGAAGCAGACAGGCTTTTGAAAAACCTTCTATCACAAGAAGAACAGAAGTAATTAAAGCAGCTTACAAGCAGCGCATGCAAGAAGAAGAAGGTAAATAA
- a CDS encoding ArnT family glycosyltransferase: MNKTPGWINSYGFPMLAFLVLVGPFALDFHLHYPDEMYYTDAAIRMMQNGDYLTTYLGSGELRFKKPILTYWFVLAGFKTFGVAAYSSRILFLLFGAGIIPLVYHIAKMVGRSNKLPIWSAWIVATHPIIIFSSTRSIPDILLAFFMTLAAVGITGLLKYGNNSPKKYFWFFYLGLAFAFETKGLPAAALGLVAIAYMLFNPWQRIKLMKLLYLPAIALALFISLFWFVAMYMKFGSIYLDSFLEDQVGMRVGSRIWMIVKHFIFAVLLMVGLFLPWVSLKIKALPSGLKSIFSQNKAFFGFAIIWTLSIIGMTAMVSTFYERYLLPVTPISAILLAGIVLKTTPRPTNAMKLWTKVFLGINWLVLFVALFAHVGLGSSFWIYGQWIIGFGLSVLLWKKVNQPNYQVQVLGLSILLLFLSVSLVTHPLSIPNQGRQVQAYISTHEIPENSKIAFLGNLHYASKIRIGLGPEFFMKTFSSLEEVPESYAYFICDEPNKRALDGLLPIKDVVSLNWDPKYIKEMIMSILNGNTTEEKMKWGKKYYWIERFPA; this comes from the coding sequence ATGAACAAAACTCCAGGATGGATTAACTCCTACGGCTTCCCTATGCTAGCATTTTTAGTATTGGTAGGTCCATTTGCGCTAGATTTTCATCTCCACTACCCAGATGAAATGTATTATACTGATGCGGCTATTCGTATGATGCAAAATGGAGACTATCTTACCACCTACCTAGGCAGTGGTGAATTACGATTTAAAAAACCCATACTGACCTATTGGTTCGTTCTTGCGGGCTTCAAGACTTTTGGTGTAGCTGCCTACTCTTCACGGATATTATTTCTTCTATTCGGTGCTGGGATAATCCCTTTGGTTTATCATATTGCTAAGATGGTAGGGAGAAGCAATAAACTCCCTATATGGTCAGCATGGATAGTTGCCACCCACCCAATTATCATATTCAGCAGTACACGTTCCATCCCAGATATTTTACTGGCTTTTTTTATGACTTTGGCTGCTGTAGGCATTACAGGCTTGTTGAAGTATGGAAATAACAGTCCCAAAAAGTACTTCTGGTTTTTTTATTTAGGATTGGCTTTTGCCTTTGAAACAAAGGGATTACCTGCTGCTGCTTTAGGTTTGGTCGCAATTGCCTATATGCTATTCAACCCTTGGCAACGCATCAAACTGATGAAATTATTGTACCTACCTGCAATTGCCCTGGCCTTGTTTATATCCTTGTTTTGGTTTGTCGCCATGTACATGAAATTCGGATCAATTTATTTGGACTCCTTTTTAGAAGATCAAGTTGGCATGCGTGTAGGTAGCAGGATATGGATGATCGTGAAACATTTTATCTTTGCTGTGCTATTGATGGTTGGGCTCTTCCTTCCTTGGGTCAGTCTAAAAATCAAGGCGCTTCCATCAGGGTTAAAATCCATTTTCAGTCAAAACAAAGCATTCTTTGGTTTTGCTATAATCTGGACCTTATCGATCATTGGCATGACAGCGATGGTATCGACCTTCTATGAGCGCTACCTCCTACCCGTTACTCCTATCTCAGCGATTCTCCTTGCGGGGATTGTTTTGAAAACAACTCCTAGACCGACCAATGCCATGAAGCTTTGGACAAAGGTTTTTTTAGGCATTAATTGGCTTGTTCTGTTTGTCGCTTTATTTGCCCATGTGGGACTTGGTAGTTCCTTTTGGATTTATGGCCAATGGATCATTGGCTTTGGTTTAAGCGTTTTGCTATGGAAAAAAGTAAACCAACCGAATTACCAAGTGCAGGTTTTGGGACTTTCTATTCTACTCTTGTTTCTCTCGGTATCATTGGTAACCCATCCCTTATCCATACCTAACCAGGGCAGACAAGTACAAGCCTATATTTCGACTCATGAAATACCTGAAAATAGCAAAATTGCCTTCCTTGGAAACTTACATTATGCTAGTAAAATAAGAATAGGGCTAGGACCGGAATTCTTCATGAAAACATTCTCTTCCTTAGAAGAAGTGCCTGAAAGTTACGCTTATTTCATTTGTGATGAACCTAATAAAAGGGCCCTGGATGGCTTGCTTCCGATTAAAGATGTTGTCAGTTTAAATTGGGATCCTAAATATATAAAGGAGATGATAATGTCCATATTAAACGGTAACACCACAGAGGAAAAGATGAAGTGGGGTAAAAAGTATTATTGGATTGAAAGATTCCCTGCTTAG
- the hpf gene encoding ribosome hibernation-promoting factor, HPF/YfiA family, giving the protein MKLQMHSIHFVADQKLTNFIQKKADKLDTYYDQIIDGEVFMRLDKNDKSENKIVEIKLNVPGKQFFAKNQNDSFEAAADDSIEALRRQIKKHKEKLVLSKQ; this is encoded by the coding sequence ATGAAATTACAAATGCATTCAATTCATTTCGTCGCTGATCAGAAGTTGACCAATTTTATTCAGAAAAAAGCAGATAAACTAGATACTTATTATGATCAGATCATTGATGGTGAGGTTTTTATGAGGTTGGATAAAAATGATAAAAGTGAAAATAAAATCGTGGAAATCAAACTGAATGTACCAGGTAAACAATTTTTTGCAAAAAATCAAAACGACTCTTTTGAAGCGGCAGCTGATGATTCCATAGAAGCCCTTCGTAGACAAATTAAAAAGCACAAAGAAAAACTTGTTCTATCTAAACAATAG
- a CDS encoding Gfo/Idh/MocA family protein, with protein sequence MNTQSRRNAIKSIALGSSLALINPYELLAAKKGRKLGVALVGLGYYSTDLLAPALQQTEHCYLAGIVTGTPEKAVAWKEKYQIPEKNIYNYDTFDSIADNPDIDVVYVVLPPSMHEEYVIRASNAGKHVWCEKPMAVTSKECQNMINACKKNNVQLTIGYRLHHEPNTQEYRSIIQNNKLGKVKYVNCAAGYRENRTDHWKQKKEMGGGVIYDMGVYAIQGARLGMNMEPIAVVSAKAISTRPEIYKDGLADEVTAKLEFPGAVFADIRTSFAEGTNFMTVECEKGDIALKPFSSYGGAKGESPLGKINHSYEVPWQQASQMDDDALAIIENKAPLVPGEEGLRDIRIVEAILKSAKKGKRVNL encoded by the coding sequence ATGAATACCCAATCCAGAAGAAATGCGATCAAATCAATAGCTTTAGGAAGTAGCTTGGCCCTGATCAATCCCTACGAATTATTAGCCGCTAAAAAAGGACGAAAACTAGGTGTGGCCCTTGTAGGTCTAGGCTATTACAGCACCGATCTTTTAGCCCCAGCTTTGCAGCAGACAGAACATTGCTACCTGGCGGGCATAGTAACAGGCACTCCTGAAAAAGCAGTAGCTTGGAAAGAGAAATACCAAATCCCAGAAAAAAACATTTACAATTATGACACTTTTGACTCCATAGCAGACAATCCTGACATTGATGTAGTCTATGTGGTTTTGCCGCCTTCAATGCATGAAGAATATGTGATTAGGGCAAGCAATGCAGGAAAACATGTCTGGTGTGAAAAGCCCATGGCCGTTACCAGTAAGGAATGTCAAAACATGATCAATGCTTGTAAAAAGAACAATGTACAACTCACCATTGGCTACAGGTTGCATCATGAACCAAACACTCAAGAATACAGGTCAATCATCCAAAACAATAAGTTGGGTAAGGTGAAATATGTAAACTGTGCAGCAGGTTACAGAGAAAACAGGACCGACCATTGGAAACAGAAAAAAGAAATGGGTGGGGGCGTAATTTATGACATGGGTGTTTATGCCATTCAAGGTGCCCGATTGGGCATGAACATGGAACCTATAGCTGTGGTATCAGCCAAAGCCATCTCTACCCGACCAGAAATTTATAAAGACGGCCTAGCAGATGAAGTAACGGCAAAACTGGAATTCCCAGGGGCTGTGTTTGCGGACATAAGAACCAGCTTTGCTGAAGGTACTAATTTCATGACAGTGGAATGTGAAAAAGGAGATATCGCTTTGAAACCTTTCTCCAGCTATGGGGGAGCTAAAGGTGAAAGTCCACTGGGAAAAATCAATCATTCCTATGAAGTCCCTTGGCAACAAGCCAGTCAAATGGATGATGATGCCTTGGCCATAATAGAAAACAAAGCACCATTGGTGCCAGGTGAAGAAGGCCTCCGCGACATCCGAATAGTGGAAGCGATTCTCAAGTCTGCCAAAAAAGGTAAAAGAGTAAACCTTTAA
- a CDS encoding lysylphosphatidylglycerol synthase transmembrane domain-containing protein, translating into MIKKRLKFFLKIFLTGLALYLVFNKIDTKTTWKVIQSSNPGWLFLAWVLFVISKFFSAIRLNIYFKDIGLQLPEMKNVKLYAIGMFYNLFLPGGIGGDGYKVYLLNKIHKIPVKQLLSAVLLDRGNGLAVLLWLMFCLMLILNLPWDFPVSMFWLGILGLVAIPPGFYLVMLLFFKQFMRTIPSSTGFSFLNQGLQLCSAYFILMSLGVQQQVIPYLFVFLVSSTVSVLPLTIGGVGARELVFVLAHEYVGIDQNVAVAFSLLFFLISMLTSLSGVFVKYKG; encoded by the coding sequence GTGATAAAAAAGAGGCTTAAATTTTTTCTAAAGATCTTCCTTACCGGCTTAGCACTGTATCTGGTTTTCAACAAAATAGATACCAAGACTACCTGGAAAGTAATCCAATCCTCCAATCCAGGTTGGTTATTTCTGGCATGGGTGCTTTTTGTAATTTCTAAATTCTTTAGCGCTATAAGATTAAATATTTATTTCAAGGACATAGGCCTACAACTTCCTGAGATGAAAAATGTAAAGTTGTATGCCATAGGCATGTTTTACAATTTATTTCTTCCCGGTGGGATAGGGGGAGATGGCTACAAGGTTTACTTGCTAAATAAAATTCATAAAATCCCAGTTAAACAATTACTCAGTGCAGTATTGCTTGACAGAGGCAATGGACTGGCTGTTTTACTTTGGTTGATGTTTTGTCTAATGCTAATTCTGAATCTGCCATGGGATTTCCCGGTGTCTATGTTTTGGCTAGGTATTTTAGGATTAGTGGCCATTCCCCCAGGGTTTTACTTGGTGATGTTGCTGTTTTTTAAACAATTCATGAGGACCATTCCATCGAGTACAGGCTTTTCTTTTCTTAACCAAGGCCTACAATTGTGCAGTGCATATTTTATTTTAATGAGCTTAGGGGTGCAACAACAAGTAATTCCCTACCTTTTTGTGTTTCTCGTTTCAAGCACTGTATCTGTATTACCGCTAACGATTGGAGGAGTAGGGGCTAGAGAATTGGTTTTTGTTCTTGCCCATGAGTATGTTGGAATAGACCAGAATGTGGCTGTAGCCTTTAGTCTTTTGTTCTTCCTTATTTCTATGCTTACCTCACTTTCGGGTGTTTTTGTCAAATACAAAGGGTAA
- the galE gene encoding UDP-glucose 4-epimerase GalE, with amino-acid sequence MEKILITGGAGYIGSHTAVALLEAGYQPIIIDDFSNSEKSALLGLKKITGQEIPCYEGDCNDADLMDRIFTENKLSGVIHFAAFKAVGESSMLPLKYYNNNISSLLVLLATMDKHNVENLVFSSSCTVYGQPDKLPVKESTPRKKAESPYGNTKKICEDILVDQVNSKVALSAIALRYFNPIGAHTSSEIGELPLGVPSNLVPFVTQTGVGIRKELTVFGDDYDTPDGTCVRDYIHVMDLAEAHVKAISHLKGKTAPFYDIFNVGTGNGNTVMDVIKAFEKVSGRPLNYKVGPRRPGDVVKVWADTSKINQELNWKARFNLEEALRDSWNWQLALSKK; translated from the coding sequence ATGGAAAAAATTTTAATAACTGGTGGGGCCGGATATATCGGTTCCCATACGGCGGTGGCTCTTTTGGAAGCCGGCTACCAGCCCATCATCATTGATGATTTTTCAAACTCCGAAAAAAGTGCTTTACTAGGTCTGAAAAAAATTACAGGCCAAGAGATCCCTTGTTACGAAGGTGACTGTAACGATGCTGATTTAATGGATCGGATTTTCACAGAAAACAAACTTTCTGGGGTCATTCATTTTGCCGCTTTCAAAGCTGTAGGTGAAAGCTCAATGCTTCCATTAAAATATTACAATAACAATATAAGTTCCTTATTGGTACTTTTGGCTACCATGGACAAGCATAATGTGGAGAACCTTGTTTTTTCTTCCTCATGTACTGTATATGGACAGCCTGACAAATTACCTGTAAAGGAATCTACACCAAGAAAAAAGGCAGAGAGTCCTTATGGTAACACCAAAAAGATCTGCGAAGACATATTGGTAGATCAGGTCAACAGTAAAGTTGCTTTATCGGCTATTGCACTTCGTTATTTCAATCCTATTGGAGCGCACACTTCCTCAGAGATCGGAGAATTACCCTTAGGTGTTCCTTCCAACCTTGTCCCTTTTGTTACGCAAACAGGTGTGGGAATAAGAAAAGAATTGACAGTGTTTGGTGATGATTATGACACCCCTGATGGTACTTGTGTTCGAGATTACATCCATGTGATGGATTTAGCTGAAGCCCATGTAAAAGCAATTTCACACCTTAAAGGAAAAACAGCTCCATTTTATGACATTTTCAATGTGGGCACCGGCAATGGCAACACGGTAATGGATGTGATTAAAGCTTTTGAAAAAGTAAGTGGAAGACCACTTAATTATAAAGTTGGTCCAAGAAGGCCTGGTGATGTGGTAAAAGTTTGGGCTGACACCTCAAAAATAAACCAAGAATTAAATTGGAAGGCACGATTCAACTTAGAGGAAGCCTTAAGAGACAGTTGGAACTGGCAGCTGGCACTCTCCAAAAAATAA
- a CDS encoding tyrosine-type recombinase/integrase, with product MLFSFISYLEHEKRVSPHTVLAYRKDLEQFFLFINTAFGLENAEDAGHAEIRAWMVDLIEEGLEVATVNRKMATLRSFYKFLLHSEIINQDPTFKIRSLKKGRNLPAFIQEKEIYRLLEQANFDNDFEGQRDRMVMQTLYLTGIRLSELIGLRWSALDLSQLQIKVLGKGKKYRIIPISSELRIAILSYKKVFEECFSIQNENDFFIVRLNREQAYPMMIYRIVKKCLNLFVRNTKSSPHLMRHTFATHLLNKGADLNAVKDLLGHASLAATQVYTHNSIEKLKAVYEQAHPKA from the coding sequence ATGCTTTTTTCATTTATTAGCTACCTGGAACACGAGAAAAGGGTAAGTCCACACACGGTCTTGGCTTATAGAAAGGACCTGGAACAGTTTTTCCTTTTTATAAATACAGCTTTTGGCTTGGAAAATGCGGAGGATGCTGGTCATGCCGAGATCAGGGCATGGATGGTGGATTTAATTGAAGAGGGGCTAGAAGTCGCCACTGTAAACAGAAAAATGGCCACTTTACGGTCTTTCTATAAATTTTTATTGCACTCCGAAATCATCAACCAAGACCCAACTTTTAAAATAAGGTCATTAAAAAAGGGCAGAAACCTTCCTGCCTTTATCCAGGAAAAAGAAATTTATCGCCTTCTTGAACAAGCAAATTTTGACAATGATTTTGAGGGACAACGGGACCGAATGGTCATGCAAACCCTTTACCTCACAGGTATTAGATTGTCAGAATTGATAGGATTGAGATGGTCTGCTTTGGACCTTAGTCAGTTACAGATAAAAGTGCTTGGCAAAGGCAAAAAATACCGAATTATCCCTATTTCTAGTGAACTTAGAATAGCTATCCTTAGCTATAAAAAAGTTTTTGAAGAATGTTTTTCTATTCAAAACGAAAATGATTTTTTTATCGTTAGATTAAATAGAGAGCAAGCTTATCCCATGATGATTTATAGAATCGTCAAGAAATGTTTAAATCTTTTTGTCCGAAATACCAAGAGTAGTCCTCACCTTATGAGACACACCTTTGCAACTCACCTACTAAATAAAGGAGCAGATCTAAATGCTGTTAAAGACCTTCTGGGACATGCTAGTTTAGCAGCCACCCAGGTATATACTCATAATTCTATTGAGAAACTTAAGGCTGTGTATGAACAGGCACATCCAAAAGCTTAA
- a CDS encoding glycosyltransferase family 2 protein, giving the protein MTQPEISVVITIFNEEGNIAPLHEAVYSALSAIDYELILVDDGSTDRSVEKMKLLANDRTRVLVFNKNYGQTTALAAGIDHSNGKYIVTMDGDLQNDPSDIPMLLDMVRNGDWDVVAGRRANRKDGFVLRKLPSKMANWLIRHTTKVYLSDYGCSLRIYKAHIAQNMGLYGELHRFIPVLAKQEGAKMTEVDVKHHPRIHGESKYGLSRTFKVIADLILMLFFQKYFQRPIHIFGTLGLFAFTGGVLINFYLLILKIMGEDIWGRPILLVGFILLLGGVQLITTGIVAEIIVRTYFESQNKKTYTVKAIFQGDKKEA; this is encoded by the coding sequence ATGACCCAACCAGAGATTTCCGTTGTCATTACCATTTTTAATGAAGAAGGTAATATTGCACCTTTGCATGAAGCAGTGTACAGTGCCTTATCGGCAATAGATTATGAGTTGATTTTGGTGGACGATGGTTCCACAGATCGCTCAGTAGAGAAGATGAAGCTTTTAGCAAATGACAGGACTCGTGTGCTGGTTTTTAATAAAAACTATGGTCAGACCACAGCATTGGCTGCAGGTATTGACCATTCCAATGGGAAATACATTGTGACTATGGATGGGGATCTTCAAAATGACCCTAGCGATATACCTATGCTGCTTGACATGGTGAGGAATGGTGATTGGGATGTAGTAGCTGGACGAAGAGCCAATAGAAAGGATGGCTTCGTGCTTAGAAAATTACCAAGTAAAATGGCCAATTGGTTGATCCGACATACCACTAAGGTTTATTTGTCTGATTATGGCTGTAGTTTAAGAATTTATAAAGCGCATATTGCCCAGAATATGGGTTTATACGGTGAATTGCATAGGTTTATTCCTGTTTTAGCAAAGCAGGAAGGTGCAAAAATGACCGAGGTAGATGTCAAACATCATCCTAGAATACATGGAGAGTCAAAATACGGACTAAGCAGAACTTTTAAAGTAATTGCTGATCTTATTCTGATGCTCTTCTTTCAGAAATATTTTCAGCGGCCCATACATATTTTCGGAACCCTGGGGCTCTTTGCTTTCACAGGTGGGGTTTTGATTAATTTCTACCTACTTATCCTTAAAATTATGGGAGAGGATATTTGGGGACGTCCTATACTATTGGTAGGGTTCATCCTGTTGTTGGGTGGAGTCCAATTAATCACAACTGGAATTGTAGCTGAAATAATTGTAAGAACCTATTTCGAATCCCAGAACAAAAAGACGTATACAGTGAAAGCAATTTTCCAAGGTGATAAAAAAGAGGCTTAA